A DNA window from Undibacterium sp. YM2 contains the following coding sequences:
- a CDS encoding chemotaxis protein: protein MSSVQQEVDERTNLTASNKFELLLFRLGTDGNSDRSELFGINVFKVREIVAMPTITGMAGAMPHMLGVVNLRGQIIPVIDLPSVVGLKPKTGLNIMLVTEYARTTQGFAVESVEEIVRLDWNQVLSAESSAAGGMVTSIARLDGDTEDTRLAQVLDVEQILRQITPSDTKDVDPDTIGAKLQMIPGSAILAADDSAVARGLIEQALTAMGAQFIMTKTGKEAWEKLQSLATAAQAEGKGVRDKVSMVLTDLEMPEMDGFTLTRKIKNDDRFKFLPVVIHSSLSGATNEDHIKTVGADAYVAKFVAEELAATIRSVLAK from the coding sequence ATGAGTTCCGTACAACAAGAAGTCGATGAACGTACCAACCTGACTGCGTCCAACAAGTTTGAATTGTTGCTGTTCCGTCTTGGCACAGATGGCAATAGTGACAGGTCTGAATTGTTTGGCATTAATGTTTTCAAGGTGCGAGAGATAGTTGCCATGCCGACGATTACGGGTATGGCGGGCGCGATGCCCCATATGCTGGGCGTGGTCAATTTGCGTGGACAGATTATTCCTGTCATCGACCTGCCTTCGGTGGTCGGGCTCAAACCTAAAACTGGCCTGAACATCATGCTGGTTACTGAATATGCGCGTACCACCCAGGGTTTTGCGGTTGAATCGGTCGAAGAGATCGTGCGGCTGGACTGGAATCAGGTCCTTTCGGCTGAAAGCAGTGCGGCAGGTGGTATGGTTACCAGTATTGCCCGTCTGGATGGTGATACAGAGGACACCCGCCTGGCCCAGGTGCTGGACGTGGAGCAAATCTTGCGCCAGATTACGCCGTCTGATACCAAGGATGTAGATCCAGATACCATAGGTGCCAAGCTGCAGATGATACCTGGCTCTGCCATTCTGGCGGCCGATGATTCAGCTGTCGCCCGCGGTTTGATCGAGCAGGCACTGACAGCCATGGGTGCCCAGTTCATCATGACCAAGACTGGTAAGGAAGCGTGGGAAAAATTACAATCCCTTGCCACCGCAGCCCAGGCCGAAGGCAAGGGTGTGCGCGACAAGGTATCCATGGTGCTGACTGACCTGGAAATGCCGGAAATGGATGGCTTTACCCTGACACGTAAGATCAAGAACGATGACCGCTTCAAGTTTTTGCCGGTGGTGATTCATTCATCCTTGTCAGGTGCAACCAATGAAGACCATATCAAGACCGTGGGTGCCGACGCCTATGTTGCCAAATTCGTGGCTGAAGAACTGGCAGCAACAATACGGTCTGTATTGGCAAAATAA
- a CDS encoding CocE/NonD family hydrolase: MKFVIKKCAALCALALMANLPVYAAEAVMADAPEAAKPSIREQYTKYEYQVPMRDGTRLFTVVYVPKDSSKSYPFLMTRSPYGSGVYEGGQSHYGVDFYPQSLGPSKEFDQSGYIFVKQDVRGRYMSEGVWQEMTPHIKASRLAGEGVESQDMHDTVEWLLKNVKGNNGKVGIWGISYPGFYASASIIDSHPAIKAASPQAPVTDLFMGDDSYHGGAFMLAANFGFFSNFTVEKNPTTLPKRWEEFDFGTPDGYQYFLKYKTLKNITAQLSDKQRELLMPTIEHSTYDDFWKSRNIAPHLKNIKAAVLTVGGWYDAEDPQGPFTTYHSIKNNNKGYYNGLVMGPWSHGGWAGAEGKSLGNVSFDVKTGDYYRKNIVFPFFEQHLKGVTGKALPEVTVFETGTNVWREYPSWPPQQAQKRTLYFGKDGTLSWKEPQTEFNTFDEYVSDPNKPVPFISYVATGAPREYVVSDQRFASTRPDVLVYQTEPLEEDVTIVGPVNPKLFVSTSGTDADWVVKLIDVYPSAYPDKQVVRERANDVPPPSVAMAGYQQLIRGEPLRGKFRNSFEKPEPFVPGKVAAISYNMPDIQHTFRRGHRIMVQVQSSWFPLVDLNPQKFMDIPKANPEDFQKATQRVYRSPGQYSGVAVQVMP, from the coding sequence ATGAAATTCGTGATTAAAAAATGTGCAGCCTTGTGCGCTCTTGCCTTGATGGCCAATCTGCCAGTGTATGCTGCGGAAGCCGTCATGGCCGATGCTCCTGAAGCTGCCAAACCTAGCATACGCGAACAATACACCAAATATGAATACCAGGTTCCCATGCGTGATGGTACACGGCTTTTTACCGTGGTGTATGTTCCCAAAGATAGCAGCAAGTCTTATCCCTTCCTGATGACCCGTTCACCCTATGGTAGCGGCGTCTATGAGGGCGGGCAGTCGCACTATGGCGTGGATTTCTATCCGCAATCACTCGGACCATCCAAAGAATTTGACCAAAGTGGCTATATCTTCGTCAAGCAAGACGTGCGTGGTCGTTATATGTCTGAAGGCGTATGGCAAGAAATGACGCCGCATATCAAGGCCAGCAGGCTGGCTGGCGAGGGTGTCGAAAGCCAGGACATGCATGACACCGTTGAATGGCTGTTGAAAAACGTCAAGGGCAATAACGGCAAGGTCGGTATCTGGGGTATTTCCTACCCTGGCTTTTATGCCTCGGCCAGTATCATAGACTCACATCCTGCCATCAAGGCCGCTTCACCGCAGGCACCCGTTACCGATCTGTTCATGGGGGATGATTCCTATCATGGCGGTGCCTTCATGCTGGCGGCTAACTTTGGGTTCTTTTCCAATTTCACGGTAGAAAAAAACCCGACCACCTTGCCCAAACGCTGGGAAGAGTTTGATTTTGGTACCCCGGATGGCTATCAATATTTTCTCAAATATAAAACCCTGAAAAACATTACTGCCCAACTGTCAGACAAGCAGCGTGAATTGCTGATGCCTACCATTGAGCATAGTACCTATGATGATTTCTGGAAAAGCCGCAATATCGCCCCCCATCTAAAGAACATCAAGGCAGCCGTGCTGACTGTTGGCGGCTGGTATGACGCAGAAGATCCGCAAGGTCCATTCACGACGTATCACAGCATCAAAAACAATAACAAGGGCTATTACAATGGCCTGGTCATGGGGCCATGGTCGCACGGCGGTTGGGCAGGTGCCGAGGGTAAGTCATTGGGGAATGTGAGTTTCGATGTCAAAACGGGTGATTATTACCGCAAGAATATCGTTTTCCCTTTCTTTGAACAGCATTTGAAGGGCGTAACTGGCAAGGCTTTGCCGGAAGTGACCGTATTTGAAACCGGCACCAATGTATGGCGTGAATACCCAAGCTGGCCACCGCAACAGGCACAAAAACGTACCCTGTATTTTGGCAAGGATGGCACCCTGAGCTGGAAGGAGCCACAGACAGAATTCAATACCTTTGACGAATACGTCAGCGACCCCAATAAGCCTGTGCCGTTTATCTCTTACGTCGCCACTGGTGCGCCGCGTGAATATGTGGTCTCTGACCAGCGCTTTGCCTCAACACGGCCAGATGTGCTGGTCTATCAGACTGAACCTCTGGAAGAAGACGTAACCATCGTCGGGCCGGTCAATCCAAAATTGTTTGTGTCAACCTCTGGTACGGATGCAGATTGGGTCGTCAAACTGATTGATGTTTATCCATCGGCTTATCCGGATAAGCAAGTCGTGCGCGAACGCGCCAATGATGTGCCACCACCATCCGTCGCCATGGCCGGTTATCAGCAACTGATCAGGGGCGAGCCTTTGCGCGGCAAGTTCCGCAACAGCTTTGAAAAACCTGAACCTTTTGTGCCAGGCAAAGTGGCTGCCATCAGCTATAACATGCCGGATATCCAGCACACCTTCCGCCGTGGTCACCGCATCATGGTGCAGGTGCAGAGTAGCTGGTTCCCGCTGGTGGATTTGAATCCGCAAAAATTCATGGATATTCCCAAGGCTAATCCTGAAGATTTCCAGAAAGCGACGCAAAGGGTTTATCGTTCACCAGGACAGTATTCAGGTGTAGCCGTGCAAGTAATGCCGTAA